The Trichosurus vulpecula isolate mTriVul1 chromosome 4, mTriVul1.pri, whole genome shotgun sequence genome contains a region encoding:
- the TPT1 gene encoding translationally-controlled tumor protein has protein sequence MIIYRDLISHDEMFSDIYKIREIANGLCLEVEGKMVSRTEGTIDDSLIGGNASAEGPEGEGTDATVITGVDIVINHHLQETSFTKESYKKYIKDYMKSIKGRLEEHKPDRVKPFMTGAAEQIKHILANFKNYQFFIGENMNPDGMVALLDFREDGVTPYMIFFKDGLEMEKC, from the exons ATGATCATCTACCGGGACCTCATCAGCC ATGATGAGATGTTCTCCGACATTTACAAGATCCGGGAGATCGCGAACGGGCTGTGCctggaggtggaggggaag ATGGTCAGTAGGACAGAGGGTACCATCGATGATTCCCTTATCGGTGGAAATGCCTCTGCTGAAGGTCCTGAGGGTGAAGGAACAGATGCCACTGTAATCACTGGAGTCGACATAGTAATAAACCATCATCTGCAAGAAACTAGTTTCACAAAAGAATCCTACAAAAAGTACATCAAAGACTACATGAAATC AATCAAAGGCAGACTTGAAGAACACAAGCCAGATAGAGTAAAACCTTTTATGACGGGAGCTGCAGAACAAATCAAACACATCCttgctaattttaaaaactatcaG ttctTCATAGGCGAAAACATGAATCCAGATGGCATGGTGGCTCTCTTGGATTTCCGTGAGGATGGTGTGACTCcatatatgattttctttaaggatggtttagaaatggagaaatgt TAA